AGTCCCGCGACGTCGGAGCGGCGCCCACTCCTCATTGTCTTGGCGCTTCTGTTCACCACCGGCTGGGCGACGAATCACTTCGTCGCGATGATGCCGGTCCTTCACGAGCGCAGCGGCATCTCTGATGCGGCGCTGGAAGGAGCGTTCGGGATATACGCCGTCGGCCTGCTCCCCGGACTGCTCACCGGTGGCGGGATCTCCGACCGCGTCGGCAGACGTCCCATCGTCTTGTCCGGTGCGGCGGGGGCGGCGCTCGGCAATCTCCTGATGCTGGTGTGGCACACCGAGCCGGGAGTGTTCGTCGGGCGGTTCGCGGTCGGTCTCGGTGTCGGGCTCGCCGTCAGCGCAGGCACAGCGTGGGCCGCCGATCTCGGTGGAGGGCGGGGGACGGTCGCGGCCGGAGCGACATTGACCGCCGGATTCGGCATCGGCCCTCTGGTCTCCGGCCTGATCGCCCAGTTCAGCGGGTCGGCGTCCGTGGTCGCACCGTTCGTCGTGACCGTGACCGGCTCCGCATTGGCTGTCGTGGCCGGATTCAGTGTCCCTTCGGAGCGACACACCCCGGCTGCGCGTTCACGCCGCGACGACGAGAACACGCGCAGCCTGCGCCGCGCACTGGTGACCAGCCTCCCGATGTCCCTCTGGGTGTTCTCCGCCGTCACGACGTCGGTCGTGACGATGGCCGCCCGCATGTCCGACTTCGACGGCCCGTGGGTGCCGGGTGTCGCTGCGGTTCTCGCTCTCGGGTCCGGCGTAGCGATTCAGGTGCTCGCACGGCGAGGCGGATGGGGCCCTCGCTGCGGCGTCGGGGGCGCGCTGCTCGCCGCCGCGGGCTTCACGGTGGTCGCCGCGTCGGGTTCGGACCCGTCGCCTATCGCCTTCGTGGCAGCATCTGTCGCACTCGGTTCGGGTTACGGCCTGTGCCTCCGTGAGGGTCTGCTCGACGTCGAGACGAACGCGCCCACCGATCGGGCGGGCCTCGCGACCGGCGTGTTCTACGTCGGCACATATCTCGGTTTCGGCCTGCCGGTCCTGCTCCGCGCGATCCAGCCTTCGGCGGGCATCACCGCCCCGATCCTCGTGCTCGCCGCCGGAGCCGTCCTGTGCGCCGCGATTCGCGCATTCCAGATCCGGTCGGGAGTCGTCGCGCGCTGAGACGATCCGTCAGCCGAGGTGGGCTTGCACCTCGGCACTCGACTTGTCGAGGCGTTCGAGGCGCCCCTCGGTCATCGACGCGATCTGGTCGATGACGATGCGTGTGCGTTCGTGGTCGTTCTGCGCCCGATTCCATCGCGCGGCGAAGAACGGGTCGAGGCCGCCGGGTGAGGTGACGAGCAGCATCTCGGCGACGCGGTGGATGCGCTCACGCTGCCGATCCTGGCGGGCTCGGTGCCTCGGGTCGGAGAAGATGAAGCGCAATGCGACGGTCTTGAGCACTGCCACTTCGGCGGCGACGTCGTCGGGAACGCAGAGATCGGCGTCGTATCGGCTGACCGGTTGGAAGTCGACGGCTTTCCGAGTCGAGGTGATCGCGGTCGACGCGAAACGCCCGATCAGTTCAGAGGTGAGTCGTTTGAGGCGCACGGACGCATCGAGCGA
This genomic window from Gordonia sp. PDNC005 contains:
- a CDS encoding MFS transporter, whose protein sequence is MTSPATSERRPLLIVLALLFTTGWATNHFVAMMPVLHERSGISDAALEGAFGIYAVGLLPGLLTGGGISDRVGRRPIVLSGAAGAALGNLLMLVWHTEPGVFVGRFAVGLGVGLAVSAGTAWAADLGGGRGTVAAGATLTAGFGIGPLVSGLIAQFSGSASVVAPFVVTVTGSALAVVAGFSVPSERHTPAARSRRDDENTRSLRRALVTSLPMSLWVFSAVTTSVVTMAARMSDFDGPWVPGVAAVLALGSGVAIQVLARRGGWGPRCGVGGALLAAAGFTVVAASGSDPSPIAFVAASVALGSGYGLCLREGLLDVETNAPTDRAGLATGVFYVGTYLGFGLPVLLRAIQPSAGITAPILVLAAGAVLCAAIRAFQIRSGVVAR